The Gemmatimonadaceae bacterium genome contains the following window.
CTTCTACGAGTTCGGGACTGGCAAGGAAGATCCGGCGGCCAACGCGCAGGCCTTCCGCGCCCGCCCCTGGACCGTGAAGGTGGACGGACTCTGCGAGAAGCCTGGCGACTACGCGCTCGAGGACTTCCTCAAGCCGTCCAAGATGGAGGACCGCATCTATCGGATGCGCTGCGTCGAGGCCTGGTCGATGGTGATCCCGTGGCGCGGGATTCCACTCAAGGACGTGATCGATCGCGCGCAGCCGCGGGCGTCCGCGAAGTTCGTGGAGTTCACGACACTGATGGATCCGGCGCAGATGCCGGGTCAGCGCTATCCAATCCTCGACTGGCCGTACAAGGAAGGCCTGCGCCTCGATGAAGCGCGGCACCCGCTCACGCTGCTTGCCACGGGCGTGTACGGACGCAACCTGCCGAACCAGAATGGCGCACCGCTGCGTCTCGTCGTGCCGTGGAAGTATGGCTTCAAGGGCATCAAGAGCATCGTGCGGATGCGCTTCGTGGAAGAGATGCCGCGCTCGGCCTGGATGAAGGCGATCGCCAGCGAGTACGGCTTCTACGCCAACGTGAATCCCGAGGTCGACCATCCGCGCTGGAGCCAGGCCACAGAGCGCCGCATCGGCGAGTTCCGCCGCCGGCCCACGCTGATGTTCAACGGCTACGCCGATCAGGTGGCGTCGCTGTACGCGGGGATGGATCTCCGCCGCAACTACTAGCCAGCGATGGCCGCACTCGGCGGGATTGAGCGCCAACCGCGTGGCTTTGGCGCGCTGCTGATTGTCGCGGCCGCCGTTCCCGCGCTGTGGTTCGCCTGGGCGATCTACTCCGACTTCGCGCGCGGCACGCGCTTCCTGGGCTCGGATCCGATCAAGGCCGCCGAGCACGCATATGGGGAGTGGACGCTGCGCTTCCTCTTGCTCACGCTGGCCATCACGCCGCTGCGGCGGGTGACGCACTGGAACTGGCTCGCCAAGCATCGCCGCACACTTGGACTCTACGCCTTCACGTACGGCGTGCTGCATCTCTCGGTCTGGGCCATCATCGACGTGCAGTTGATCATCGATGACCTCGTGGGCTGGGACACGGTGGTGGAGGACCTGCTGAAGCGGCCGTTCATCACGATTGGCATGACGGCGTTGTTGCTGATGCTCCCGCTGGCACTGACCAGCACCAAGAAGATGATTGCGCGGCTCGGCAAGTCGTGGCGCAAGCTGCATCGCCTGGTGTATGTGGTGGCCGCACTCGGACTGGTGCACTTCTGGATGGCGGTGAAGCTCGATATCCGTGAGCCGGCGATCTACATCCTTATCTATCTCGTGCTGATGGGCTGGCGCTGGCGCGATAGTCGGAGGCGCGCGGCAGCGGCCGGTGGCGAGGTCGCGGCGGCATAGATTTGCGGGGTGCCGAGACCCGCTGCTTCCAAGACGCTGACCTACGAGGCCTGGGCGATTGTCGCTCCGGGCCTCGAGTCGTTGCTGGCCGCCGAACTACAGGCGCTTGGATTCGTCGACGCCGAGGCCAATCCGGGTGGTGTGGCCTTTCGCTGCGATCTGGGCGGCCTCGCACGCGCGAATCTCAACACGCGGCTGGCCTCGCGCATCGTGGTGCGCTTGGCCGCATTCAAGGCGACGGCCTTTCACGAGCTCGAGCGCGCGGCGCGCAAGGTGGAGTGGGCACGGATGCTGCCTGAGGGCGCGGCATTTGACCTCCGCGTGACGGCGCGCAAGTCGCGGCTCTACCACACGGACGCGATCGCCGAGCGTGTTGCCGACGCCATCACGCGAGGGGTGAAGGGCGCGCGTGCATCCGAAGGCGTGGACGATGACGGCGATGCGGAGTCGGTGCTTCCGGTCGAGATGGATGCGCCGCCTGCCGAGGCCGCGGCGCAGACAGTGTCGCAGCGATTCCTTGTGCGCTTCGAGCACGACCGCTGCACGATCAGCGCGGATAGTTCAGGGCCGCTACTGCATCGGCGCGGCTACCGACAGGCGGTGGCGCGTGCGCCGCTTCGCGAGACACTGGCCGCTGCAATGCTCGCGGGGGCGCGCTA
Protein-coding sequences here:
- the msrP gene encoding protein-methionine-sulfoxide reductase catalytic subunit MsrP — its product is MADPKITSSEMTPESAYLNRRKFLVAAGVVGVGLAGAKVLSADGEPMPPAAGTGGLDARQAGQQGQGSLGTPYGLQPNDEPTPFADVTGYNNFYEFGTGKEDPAANAQAFRARPWTVKVDGLCEKPGDYALEDFLKPSKMEDRIYRMRCVEAWSMVIPWRGIPLKDVIDRAQPRASAKFVEFTTLMDPAQMPGQRYPILDWPYKEGLRLDEARHPLTLLATGVYGRNLPNQNGAPLRLVVPWKYGFKGIKSIVRMRFVEEMPRSAWMKAIASEYGFYANVNPEVDHPRWSQATERRIGEFRRRPTLMFNGYADQVASLYAGMDLRRNY
- a CDS encoding sulfoxide reductase heme-binding subunit YedZ; protein product: MAALGGIERQPRGFGALLIVAAAVPALWFAWAIYSDFARGTRFLGSDPIKAAEHAYGEWTLRFLLLTLAITPLRRVTHWNWLAKHRRTLGLYAFTYGVLHLSVWAIIDVQLIIDDLVGWDTVVEDLLKRPFITIGMTALLLMLPLALTSTKKMIARLGKSWRKLHRLVYVVAALGLVHFWMAVKLDIREPAIYILIYLVLMGWRWRDSRRRAAAAGGEVAAA